One region of Corvus hawaiiensis isolate bCorHaw1 chromosome 12, bCorHaw1.pri.cur, whole genome shotgun sequence genomic DNA includes:
- the LOC125332046 gene encoding C-factor-like, which yields MEGLRVSSVLLTGCDGGLGLGLLKGLLEQSSPPQHLFAACLDPQGKAVNEMALGFPNVVILPLDVTDPNSIKAAVRKVREEVGSAGLNLLINNTSTTRRSTLATESAENMSLVYTTNTIGPLQTSQAFLPLLKEAAEAQGQHEMSCSRAAIINISSILGSIEVAEAWEERQDICYRCSKAALNMLTKCLALEYGSRGILCVSVDPGHVTPPLEQGMGPVTEEESVRGVLQLLAQLSATSNGTFWDWRGRRLPW from the exons GGACTCCGTGTGAGCAGTGTCCTGCTGACCGGCTGCGATGGGGGGCTGGGCCTGGGGCTGCTGAAGGGGTTGCTGGAGCAGTCCAGCCCACCTCAGCACCTCTTCGCTGCTTGCCTGGACCCCCAGGGCAAG GCTGTCAATGAGATGGCTTTGGGCTTTCCCAACGTCGTGATCCTGCCTCTAG ATGTGACAGACCCCAACAGCATCAAGGCAGCAGTCAGGAAGGTGCGGGAGGAGGTGGGAAGTGCTGGCCTCAACCTCCTGATTAACAACACCAGCACCACGCGCCGCAGCACCTTGGCCACCGAGTCAGCGGAGAACATGAGCCTCGTCTACACCACCAACACCATCGGGCCCCTGCAGACAAGCCAG GCCTTCCTGCCCCTGCTGAAGGAAGCGGCTGAGGCCCAAGGGCAGCATGagatgagctgcagcagagctgccatcATCAACATCTCCAGCATCCTGGGTTCCATCGAGGTTGCGGAGGCTtgggaggagaggcaggacaTCTGCTACCGCTGCAGCAAG gctgctctgaaCATGCTCACAAAGTGCCTGGCCCTGGAGTATGGGAGCAGAGGGATCCTCTGCGTGTCTGTGGACCCTGGACATGTGACACCTCCCTTGGAACAGGGGATG GGCCCGGTGACGGAGGAGGAGAGCGTGCGGGGcgtcctgcagctgctggcccaGCTCTCGGCCACCAGCAATGGCACCTTCTGGGACTGGAGAGGGCGGAGGCTGCCCTGGTGA
- the IL34 gene encoding interleukin-34, translating to MQQGYAAVLCVLAVLGLEAAAPGECELTRLLQDKLQYEMRLQYMKHYFPIDYTVQVQYEEVLRPSNITRLRNGTVSEAALRYLWFHVSSQAVLRIREVLPEKHPSWKYTQELCQLFDALGEEYSKYRQTDVEAVVADLVKLIHSAGAESRSKAVRPKALLDNCLKVMRMLYGVPCRWEST from the exons ATGCAGCAGGGCTACGCTGCCGTCCTAT gtgtcctggctgtgctggggctggaggctgcAGCACCAGGCGAATGCGAGCTCACCCGCCTGCTCCAGGACAAGCTGCAGTACGAGATGCGCCTGCAGTACATG AAACACTACTTTCCCATCGACTACACAGTCCAGGTCCAGTACGAAGAGGTGCTGAGGCCATCCAACATCACCCGCCTG CGCAACGGGACAGTGTCGGAGGCAGCACTGCGGTACCTCTGGTTCCATGTCAGCTCCCAGGCGGTGCTGCGGATCCGTGAGGTGCTGCCAGAGAAGCACCCATCCTGGAAGTACACCCAGGAACTCTGCCAGCTCTTTGATGCCCTGGGCGAGGAGTACAGCAAGTACCGGCAG ACAGATGTGGAGGCGGTGGTGGCCGATCTGGTGAAGCTGATCCACAGCGCGGGCGCTGAGAGCCGGAGCAAGGCTGTGCGCCCCAAGGCACTGCTGGACAACTGCCTCAAGGTCATGCGGATGCTCTACGGGGTGCCCT GTCGGTGGGAGTCCACCTAA